A genomic segment from Nocardiopsis sp. Huas11 encodes:
- a CDS encoding DUF899 domain-containing protein, whose amino-acid sequence MKRPEAVTRDEWLDARRELLVREKELTRAQDRLNAERRRLPMVRVDKDYRFTGPDGEVALVDLFEGRRQLVLQHFMFDPSWDQGCPSCTAMSDDLSEGALAHLASRDTAFAAVSRAPYPKLAAYRRERGWTFPWYSSHGSDFNYDFHVSLDPAVTPTVYNFRDAAAWVEAGQEWLADYVGEQPGVSAFLREGDAVFHTYSAYGRGVEVMMQAYRLLDITALGRQEEWEEPSGRAPEAWPADPGFPR is encoded by the coding sequence ATGAAGCGACCGGAGGCCGTCACCCGAGACGAGTGGTTGGACGCCCGCCGGGAGCTGCTGGTCAGGGAGAAGGAGCTGACTCGCGCCCAGGACCGGCTCAACGCGGAGCGGCGGCGCCTGCCGATGGTGCGGGTGGACAAGGACTACCGGTTCACCGGACCGGACGGCGAGGTCGCCCTGGTGGACCTGTTCGAGGGGCGCCGCCAGCTCGTGCTGCAGCACTTCATGTTCGACCCGTCCTGGGACCAGGGCTGCCCGAGCTGCACCGCGATGTCCGACGACCTCAGCGAGGGCGCCCTCGCCCACCTGGCCTCCCGGGACACGGCGTTCGCCGCCGTGTCCCGCGCGCCCTACCCCAAGCTGGCCGCCTACCGGCGTGAGCGCGGCTGGACCTTCCCCTGGTACTCGTCCCACGGCAGCGACTTCAACTACGACTTCCACGTCTCACTGGACCCGGCGGTCACGCCCACCGTGTACAACTTCCGGGACGCCGCCGCATGGGTCGAGGCCGGACAGGAGTGGCTGGCCGACTACGTCGGCGAGCAACCGGGCGTGAGCGCGTTCCTGCGCGAGGGCGACGCGGTCTTCCACACCTACTCCGCCTACGGTCGCGGTGTGGAGGTGATGATGCAGGCCTACCGGCTGCTCGACATCACCGCGCTGGGCCGCCAGGAGGAGTGGGAGGAGCCGTCGGGCCGGGCGCCCGAAGCGTGGCCCGCCGACCCCGGCTTCCCCCGTTGA
- a CDS encoding nuclear transport factor 2 family protein: MPTHTPPADLFRQGLGLLLDKDTTGWIGLWAEDGVMEFPFAPPGWPGRLEGRAAIADYMRPYTDHIDLHDFPDLTIHQSTDPATVVAEMRGVGRLVRTGAPFDTAYIAVVTAREGRLTSYRDYWNPLVVHEPGADFAGSIR, translated from the coding sequence ATGCCCACCCACACCCCACCGGCGGACCTGTTCCGCCAGGGCCTGGGGCTACTGCTCGACAAGGACACCACCGGCTGGATCGGCCTGTGGGCCGAGGACGGCGTCATGGAGTTCCCCTTCGCGCCACCGGGCTGGCCCGGGCGCCTGGAGGGCAGGGCGGCCATCGCCGACTACATGCGCCCCTACACCGACCACATCGACCTGCACGACTTCCCCGACCTCACGATCCACCAGAGCACCGACCCCGCGACGGTCGTGGCCGAGATGCGCGGCGTGGGCCGCCTGGTACGCACCGGCGCCCCCTTCGACACGGCCTACATCGCCGTCGTCACCGCGCGGGAGGGGCGCCTCACCTCGTACCGCGACTACTGGAACCCGCTCGTCGTACACGAACCCGGCGCCGACTTCGCAGGGAGCATCCGATGA
- a CDS encoding metal ABC transporter permease: MDGLITGVVEWFTVPLQFEFVQRALLVSVVAGVVCAVLSCWMTLVGWSLMGDAVSHAVLPGVVLSFLFGLPFAVGALVFGAGSVALIGVVNRTSRVKEDAVIGVVFTTMFALGLVLVSRVPSQTDLGHILFGNVLGVSDADIWQVLILAAVVLAVVWFKHRDLTLYAFDPVHAHAMGINPRLLETLLLGLLSVTVVVALQAVGIILVVAMVIIPGATAYLLTDRFERMLAIAAVVAALAAVAGVYASFHLNVSTGGSIVLAQACAFTLAYLFSPRQGVLRRRRRTRPPRTRTATAR, translated from the coding sequence GTGGACGGCCTGATCACCGGTGTCGTGGAGTGGTTCACGGTGCCCCTGCAGTTCGAGTTCGTCCAGCGCGCCCTGCTCGTCAGCGTCGTCGCCGGCGTGGTGTGCGCGGTCCTCTCGTGCTGGATGACCCTGGTGGGCTGGTCGCTGATGGGCGACGCCGTCTCCCACGCCGTCCTGCCCGGAGTCGTGCTGTCCTTCCTGTTCGGGCTGCCCTTCGCCGTGGGAGCCCTGGTCTTCGGCGCCGGGTCGGTGGCCCTGATCGGGGTGGTCAACCGCACCTCGCGGGTCAAGGAGGACGCCGTCATCGGAGTCGTCTTCACCACGATGTTCGCCCTGGGGCTGGTCCTGGTCTCCCGGGTCCCCAGCCAGACCGATCTGGGCCACATCCTGTTCGGCAACGTCCTGGGGGTCTCCGACGCCGACATCTGGCAGGTGCTGATCCTGGCCGCCGTCGTCCTGGCCGTCGTGTGGTTCAAGCACCGGGACCTGACCCTGTACGCCTTCGACCCCGTCCACGCGCACGCCATGGGCATCAACCCGCGCCTGCTGGAGACACTGCTGCTGGGCCTGCTGTCGGTGACCGTGGTCGTGGCCCTGCAGGCGGTGGGCATCATCCTGGTGGTGGCCATGGTCATCATCCCCGGCGCCACCGCCTACCTGCTCACCGACCGGTTCGAGCGGATGCTGGCCATCGCCGCCGTCGTGGCCGCCCTGGCGGCCGTGGCGGGCGTGTACGCCAGCTTCCACCTCAACGTGTCCACGGGCGGATCGATCGTGCTCGCCCAGGCGTGCGCGTTCACCCTGGCCTACCTGTTCTCGCCCCGCCAGGGCGTGCTCCGGCGCCGCCGCCGGACCCGCCCCCCGCGCACGCGGACCGCCACGGCGCGCTAG
- a CDS encoding TetR/AcrR family transcriptional regulator — protein MPEPRSRKDAARNRAAVLAAADTLFTDRASTEDVTMADVAAAAGVGKGTLFRAFGDRTGLIRALFQARQEPVRQAVEEGPPPLGPAAEPLQRIPALLDALLCFKLDNRHLALALEDSAVPYQAEHYERWHALLQGLLDQVPGLDDSGFTAHALLAAVRADLVEYLAGHERLPREQMRARLAGFTARILGTDRVPEAATGPSGAAADRSP, from the coding sequence GTGCCCGAACCCAGGTCCCGCAAGGACGCGGCCCGTAACCGCGCGGCCGTCCTCGCCGCCGCCGACACCCTCTTCACCGACCGCGCGAGCACCGAGGACGTCACCATGGCCGACGTCGCCGCCGCCGCCGGAGTCGGCAAGGGAACGCTCTTTCGGGCCTTCGGCGACCGCACGGGGCTGATCCGCGCGCTCTTCCAGGCGCGCCAGGAGCCGGTGCGCCAGGCCGTCGAGGAGGGCCCTCCCCCGCTGGGGCCCGCGGCGGAACCGCTCCAGCGGATCCCCGCCCTGCTGGACGCCCTGCTGTGCTTCAAGCTCGACAACCGCCATCTCGCACTGGCCCTGGAGGACAGCGCCGTCCCCTACCAGGCGGAGCACTACGAGCGGTGGCACGCCCTGCTCCAGGGCCTGCTGGACCAGGTCCCCGGCCTGGATGACAGCGGGTTCACCGCCCACGCGCTGCTGGCCGCCGTGCGCGCCGACCTCGTCGAGTACCTGGCGGGCCACGAACGGCTCCCCCGGGAACAGATGCGGGCGCGGCTGGCGGGCTTCACGGCCCGGATCCTGGGGACCGACCGGGTCCCGGAAGCGGCTACCGGCCCGTCCGGCGCGGCAGCGGACCGATCTCCGTGA
- a CDS encoding metal ABC transporter ATP-binding protein, which yields MSAAIDVTDATVRYGEVLALDSVGLTVAPGRVCGLLGTNGSGKSTLFKAILGLVPTDRGRVRILGHTGAAARRRGLVGYVPQAEQVDWAFPVRVRDVVMMGRYGHMGLRRRARPADTRAVEHALARTDLTDLADRQIGALSGGQRKRAFVARAIAQEAQVLLLDEPFAGVDKRSEATITELLLHLRDSGRTLLVSTHDLAQVPALCDEAVLLQRHVIARGSPEEVLRPETLMAAFGIRAQEEGTPWTA from the coding sequence ATGAGCGCGGCCATCGACGTCACCGACGCCACCGTCCGCTACGGCGAGGTCCTGGCCCTGGACTCCGTCGGCCTGACCGTCGCACCCGGCCGCGTCTGCGGCCTGCTGGGCACCAACGGCTCGGGCAAGTCCACGCTCTTCAAGGCCATCCTCGGCCTGGTCCCCACCGACCGCGGACGGGTACGCATCCTCGGGCACACCGGCGCCGCGGCCCGGCGCCGCGGCCTGGTCGGCTACGTCCCCCAGGCCGAACAGGTCGACTGGGCCTTCCCCGTCCGCGTCCGCGACGTGGTGATGATGGGCCGCTACGGGCACATGGGGCTGCGCCGCCGCGCCCGCCCCGCCGACACCCGCGCCGTCGAGCACGCCCTGGCCCGCACCGACCTCACCGACCTGGCCGACCGCCAGATCGGCGCGCTCTCCGGAGGCCAGCGCAAACGCGCCTTCGTCGCCCGTGCCATCGCCCAGGAGGCGCAGGTGCTGCTCCTGGACGAACCCTTCGCCGGGGTCGACAAGCGCTCGGAGGCCACCATCACCGAACTGCTGCTGCACCTGCGCGACAGCGGGCGCACCCTGCTGGTGTCCACCCACGACCTGGCCCAGGTGCCCGCCCTGTGCGACGAGGCGGTCCTGCTCCAACGCCACGTCATCGCGCGCGGCAGCCCCGAGGAGGTCCTGCGGCCCGAGACCCTCATGGCGGCCTTCGGGATCCGCGCCCAGGAGGAGGGAACGCCGTGGACGGCCTGA
- a CDS encoding TetR/AcrR family transcriptional regulator → MNAPATDGRAARSRATRARVAAAATRLFTAHGYTATSIQAVAREAGVATQTVYYAFGNKPAVLKEALDQAVAGDAAPVATLDRPWVRAALAAPDAREQVRLQVEGSGKVMERVAPLAEVVRGAAGSDPELAELWRTNIEQRRTVQTVFARALAERGALRRGLEVSEAADTALALLSPEVFTLLTVHSGRTVEQWSAWARDAVLRQLTHLADAPADR, encoded by the coding sequence ATGAACGCCCCCGCCACCGACGGCCGGGCCGCCCGGTCCCGCGCCACCCGCGCCCGGGTGGCCGCCGCCGCGACCCGCCTGTTCACCGCGCACGGCTACACCGCAACGAGCATCCAGGCCGTGGCCAGGGAAGCGGGGGTGGCGACGCAGACGGTGTACTACGCCTTCGGCAACAAGCCGGCCGTCCTGAAAGAGGCACTGGACCAGGCCGTGGCCGGGGACGCTGCGCCGGTGGCCACGCTCGACCGGCCCTGGGTGCGCGCGGCGCTGGCCGCCCCCGACGCGCGGGAGCAGGTCCGGCTGCAGGTGGAGGGCAGCGGGAAGGTCATGGAGCGGGTGGCGCCACTGGCCGAGGTGGTGCGCGGAGCGGCCGGCTCCGATCCGGAGCTCGCGGAGCTGTGGCGGACCAACATCGAACAGCGGCGCACGGTCCAGACCGTCTTCGCCCGGGCGCTGGCCGAGCGCGGCGCGCTGCGCCGGGGCCTGGAGGTGTCCGAGGCCGCCGACACAGCGCTGGCGCTGCTCAGCCCGGAGGTGTTCACCCTGCTCACGGTGCACAGCGGCCGGACCGTGGAGCAGTGGTCGGCCTGGGCCCGCGACGCCGTGCTGCGCCAGCTCACCCACCTGGCCGACGCCCCGGCCGACCGGTGA
- a CDS encoding NmrA family NAD(P)-binding protein: MTDTPATLVIGATGTTGSRTAARLAAAGHRVRAASRRARPVPHAQPVRFDWYDPSTHAAALDGVDRLYLVPPPGETDPAAVMLPFLRRARAAGVGRAVLLSSSALPEGGPGAGRVHSALPDLFDAWAVLRPSWFMQNFTGSHAHAASIREHGTLWTAAGDGRVGFVDADDIAAVAVRALTDDRAPDTDLVLTGPEALSYDDVAAIMTETTGRPVVHTRVSPESMRERLAAEIPPEFAALLAGMDLAIAAGAEDRTTDTVLRLTGRPPTDLRTVAAREAGTGAAVAAS; the protein is encoded by the coding sequence ATGACCGACACCCCCGCCACCCTGGTCATCGGCGCCACCGGGACCACCGGATCGCGCACCGCGGCGCGCCTGGCCGCCGCCGGCCACCGCGTCAGGGCCGCGAGCCGCCGGGCCCGACCGGTCCCGCACGCGCAGCCGGTCCGCTTCGACTGGTACGACCCCTCCACCCACGCCGCCGCGTTGGACGGCGTGGACCGCCTCTACCTCGTTCCGCCACCGGGCGAGACCGACCCCGCCGCGGTCATGCTGCCCTTCCTGCGTCGCGCCCGCGCCGCCGGGGTGGGCCGCGCGGTCCTGCTCAGCTCCTCGGCCCTGCCCGAGGGCGGCCCGGGTGCGGGCCGGGTGCACAGCGCCCTACCCGACCTGTTCGACGCGTGGGCGGTGCTGCGGCCCTCCTGGTTCATGCAGAACTTCACCGGCTCGCACGCCCACGCCGCGAGCATCCGCGAGCACGGCACCCTGTGGACCGCGGCCGGCGACGGCCGGGTCGGCTTCGTGGACGCCGACGACATCGCCGCCGTCGCCGTGCGCGCCCTGACCGACGACCGCGCCCCCGACACCGACCTGGTCCTGACCGGCCCGGAGGCGCTGAGCTACGACGACGTCGCCGCGATCATGACCGAGACCACCGGCCGGCCCGTGGTCCACACCCGGGTGAGCCCCGAGTCCATGCGCGAGCGCCTGGCAGCCGAGATCCCGCCGGAGTTCGCGGCGCTGCTGGCCGGGATGGACCTGGCCATCGCCGCGGGGGCCGAGGACCGCACCACCGACACGGTCCTGCGCCTGACCGGCCGCCCGCCGACGGACCTGCGCACCGTGGCCGCCCGGGAGGCGGGCACAGGCGCCGCGGTGGCCGCCTCCTGA
- a CDS encoding response regulator transcription factor: MRLVIADDSVLLREGLTRLLEEEGHTVQAAVGDATALLAAVGEHRPDAAVVDVRMPPTHTDEGLRAALRIRAEHPGVAVLVLSQYVEQRYAAELLTDASEGVGYLLKDRVAEVGEFLDALERVASGGAAFDPEVVRRLLARTTRADPVARLTQRERQVLEQMAQGLNNTAIAERLFVSLSAVEKHVNAIFDKLDLGRADGYSRRVMAVLRYLGSSAAPGAASPGS, encoded by the coding sequence ATGCGACTGGTGATCGCCGACGACTCCGTCCTGCTGCGCGAGGGGCTGACGCGGCTCCTGGAAGAGGAGGGGCACACGGTCCAGGCCGCCGTCGGCGACGCCACCGCCCTGCTGGCCGCGGTCGGCGAGCACCGGCCCGACGCGGCCGTGGTGGACGTGCGCATGCCGCCGACCCACACCGACGAGGGCCTGCGCGCCGCCCTGCGCATCCGCGCCGAGCATCCCGGCGTGGCCGTGCTGGTGCTGTCGCAGTACGTGGAGCAGCGCTATGCGGCCGAGCTGCTCACCGACGCCTCCGAGGGGGTGGGCTACCTGCTCAAGGACCGGGTGGCCGAGGTCGGGGAGTTCCTGGACGCGCTGGAGCGGGTGGCCTCGGGCGGGGCGGCCTTCGACCCCGAGGTCGTCCGGCGGCTGCTGGCGCGCACCACCCGCGCCGACCCGGTGGCCCGGCTGACCCAGCGCGAGCGCCAGGTCCTGGAGCAGATGGCCCAGGGGCTGAACAACACCGCGATCGCCGAGCGCCTGTTCGTGTCGCTGAGCGCGGTCGAAAAGCACGTCAACGCCATCTTCGACAAGCTCGACCTGGGCCGCGCCGACGGCTACAGCCGGCGCGTGATGGCGGTCCTGCGCTACCTGGGCTCCTCGGCCGCCCCGGGGGCCGCGAGCCCGGGCTCGTAG
- a CDS encoding GbsR/MarR family transcriptional regulator — protein MNEPTEEELSFVDEVAVFFEREGLPLIAGRVVGWLLISDPPEQSAARLAAVLQVSRSSIGTATRMLTPSGLVEGVRKRGERQEYFRIAADGWSRMLARRYAETARFRQIAERGLRTLEGEPSERLRRLANVRDLYAFLEQELPALLERWEHGREETT, from the coding sequence GTGAACGAACCCACCGAAGAGGAACTGTCCTTCGTCGACGAGGTCGCGGTGTTCTTCGAACGCGAGGGCCTGCCGCTGATCGCCGGACGCGTCGTCGGCTGGCTGCTCATCAGCGACCCGCCCGAGCAGAGCGCCGCACGCCTGGCCGCCGTCCTCCAGGTCAGCCGGAGCTCCATCGGCACCGCCACCCGCATGCTCACCCCCAGCGGGCTGGTCGAGGGCGTGCGCAAGCGCGGCGAACGCCAGGAGTACTTCCGCATCGCCGCCGACGGGTGGAGCCGGATGCTCGCCCGCCGCTACGCCGAGACCGCGCGCTTTCGCCAGATCGCCGAACGGGGCCTGCGCACATTGGAGGGGGAGCCCTCCGAGCGGCTCCGGCGCCTGGCCAACGTCAGGGACCTGTACGCCTTCCTCGAACAGGAGCTGCCCGCGCTCCTGGAGCGCTGGGAGCACGGACGGGAGGAGACCACGTGA
- a CDS encoding metal ABC transporter substrate-binding protein has protein sequence MPNIRDGAPSKPWWAALAATAALTLTSTACSAAASEQGDDDGRPTVLTTFTVIADMAENVAGDRVEVASLTRPGAEIHGYEPTPDDLVRGQDADLVLENGLGLEAWFEQFTDRVNAPTALLSEGIDTIPIASGEYEGEPNPHAWMSPDNALVYVDNIRDALTELDPEGRDHYAANAEAYKDEISEVGDHLETELAAVPESGRALITCEGAFSYLARDAGLTERYLWPVNAETEATPQQIAAVTEFVRDNDVPALFCENTVNDGTQQAVARETGAAMGGTLYVDSLSGADGPVPTYLDLLRHDAETIIAGLTDRTGG, from the coding sequence GTGCCGAACATTAGAGATGGAGCTCCTTCAAAACCGTGGTGGGCCGCTCTCGCCGCCACGGCCGCGCTCACCCTCACCAGCACCGCCTGCTCCGCCGCCGCCTCTGAGCAGGGCGACGACGACGGCCGCCCCACGGTCCTGACCACGTTCACCGTGATCGCCGACATGGCCGAGAACGTCGCCGGCGACCGCGTCGAGGTCGCCTCCCTCACCCGGCCCGGCGCCGAGATCCACGGCTACGAACCCACCCCCGACGACCTCGTCCGCGGCCAGGACGCCGACCTCGTCCTGGAGAACGGCCTGGGCCTGGAGGCCTGGTTCGAGCAGTTCACCGACCGCGTGAACGCCCCCACCGCACTGCTGAGCGAGGGCATCGACACCATCCCCATCGCCTCGGGCGAGTACGAGGGCGAACCCAACCCCCACGCGTGGATGTCCCCCGACAACGCCCTGGTCTACGTCGACAACATCCGCGACGCCCTCACCGAGCTCGACCCCGAGGGCCGCGACCACTACGCCGCCAACGCCGAGGCCTACAAGGACGAGATCAGTGAGGTCGGCGACCACCTGGAGACCGAACTGGCCGCGGTCCCCGAGTCCGGCCGCGCCCTGATCACCTGCGAGGGCGCCTTCTCCTACCTGGCGCGCGACGCCGGACTCACCGAGCGCTACCTGTGGCCGGTCAACGCCGAGACCGAGGCCACACCCCAGCAGATCGCCGCGGTGACCGAGTTCGTCCGCGACAACGACGTGCCCGCCCTGTTCTGCGAGAACACCGTCAACGACGGCACCCAGCAGGCCGTGGCCCGCGAGACCGGCGCCGCCATGGGCGGGACCCTCTACGTCGACTCCCTGTCCGGGGCCGACGGCCCCGTCCCCACCTACCTCGACCTGCTCCGCCACGACGCCGAGACGATCATCGCCGGACTGACCGACCGCACAGGAGGCTGA
- a CDS encoding alpha/beta fold hydrolase, producing MSVEAVPGGVDLDEGHIAFHTMGERGSPVVLLHGGGMDHGLLSWRHLGPDLARDHRVFLPDLPKHGGSWPWAARADQAGQVSVLERLLDHWGLESATLVGLSMGGAVATGFALAHPARVDRLVMIDSGGIQDRVAAHGLAYVLVKAPLSRLTALALTPALVRRGLRDRTFQGPVADLDDLAAAAHAELRAKRERHAYSDWQRHEIGPRAMRTDLRPRLGRITCPALVVHGAQDDIVPLRFAREAAERMPRARLVVVEGAGHWSPVERPGEVGSAVRAFLRETSPA from the coding sequence GTGAGCGTGGAGGCGGTCCCGGGCGGGGTCGACCTCGACGAAGGGCACATCGCCTTCCACACCATGGGTGAGCGGGGCTCCCCCGTGGTGCTGCTGCACGGCGGCGGCATGGACCACGGTCTGTTGAGCTGGCGGCACCTGGGCCCGGACCTGGCCCGCGACCACCGCGTGTTCCTGCCCGACCTGCCCAAGCACGGCGGCAGCTGGCCCTGGGCCGCGCGCGCCGACCAGGCGGGACAGGTGAGCGTGCTGGAGCGGCTGCTGGACCACTGGGGGCTGGAGTCGGCCACCCTGGTCGGCCTGTCCATGGGAGGCGCGGTCGCCACCGGCTTCGCCCTGGCCCACCCCGCACGGGTCGACCGGTTGGTGATGATCGACAGCGGCGGCATCCAGGACCGGGTGGCCGCGCACGGGCTGGCCTACGTCCTGGTCAAGGCGCCCCTGTCCCGGCTGACGGCCCTGGCCCTCACGCCCGCGCTGGTGCGCCGGGGCCTGCGCGACCGCACCTTCCAGGGGCCCGTGGCCGACCTCGACGACCTCGCCGCCGCCGCCCACGCCGAACTGCGGGCCAAACGGGAACGGCACGCCTACAGCGACTGGCAGCGCCACGAGATCGGACCGCGGGCCATGCGCACCGACCTGCGGCCCCGGCTGGGCCGGATCACCTGCCCCGCGCTGGTCGTGCACGGCGCCCAGGACGACATCGTCCCGTTGCGGTTCGCGCGCGAGGCCGCCGAGCGGATGCCCCGCGCGCGGCTGGTGGTCGTCGAGGGGGCGGGGCACTGGTCGCCCGTCGAGCGGCCCGGCGAGGTCGGCTCCGCCGTACGCGCCTTCCTGCGGGAGACCTCTCCCGCCTGA
- a CDS encoding sensor histidine kinase produces MREAAGVREHTPTALLPAARGARALVGHVLGGLTTAVTPVWACACALVLLAALPWPRARRRTRALARRWTVALSDLDAARRSRWYDSTVIPGPDPAPRAAHLLARWPLGAAGLLLLLVDAMLTALFLGGTAVEAVFGTASDVPVTLPGVHMSTTTMALGLFFGAVLLGLLWALSAGLAAAECALARRLLGPTSEDLLHRRIDELTRTRSGIVRAVDEERRRIERDLHDGVQQRVVALAMLLGRAQRGRDPERAADLVRQAHAESRLLVDELREVAWRVYPAALDTLGLRAALTEAADRTPLRTSVRYELAQEPPQETATAVYFAAREAITNAVKHAEAAEVFVDVRRTAAGVELVVHDDGRGGADPDGGGLTGLARRVRALDGALSLDSPEGGPTTVRVFLPVPTTT; encoded by the coding sequence ATGCGTGAGGCGGCCGGCGTGCGCGAGCACACACCCACGGCGCTGCTGCCCGCCGCCCGAGGGGCGCGCGCACTCGTCGGACACGTGCTGGGCGGTCTCACCACGGCGGTGACGCCGGTGTGGGCGTGCGCGTGCGCCCTCGTCCTGTTGGCGGCCCTTCCCTGGCCCCGGGCACGGCGCCGGACCCGCGCCCTGGCGCGGCGGTGGACCGTGGCGCTGTCCGACCTCGACGCCGCCAGGCGGTCCCGCTGGTACGACTCCACCGTCATCCCGGGTCCGGACCCGGCGCCGCGCGCCGCCCACCTGCTGGCCCGGTGGCCGCTCGGCGCCGCCGGTCTCCTGCTGCTCCTGGTCGACGCCATGCTGACGGCGCTCTTCCTCGGCGGCACGGCGGTGGAGGCGGTGTTCGGTACCGCGTCGGACGTGCCGGTGACCCTGCCCGGCGTGCACATGTCCACGACCACCATGGCCCTGGGCCTGTTCTTCGGCGCGGTCCTGCTGGGACTGCTGTGGGCGCTCTCGGCCGGACTCGCGGCCGCGGAGTGCGCCCTGGCCCGGCGCCTGCTGGGTCCCACCTCAGAGGACCTGCTGCACCGCCGGATCGACGAGCTCACCCGGACCCGGTCGGGGATCGTGCGGGCCGTGGACGAGGAGCGGCGCCGGATCGAACGGGACCTGCACGACGGCGTCCAGCAGCGCGTGGTGGCGCTGGCGATGCTGCTGGGCCGGGCCCAGCGGGGGCGCGACCCCGAACGCGCCGCCGACCTGGTCCGGCAGGCCCACGCCGAGTCCCGCCTGCTGGTCGACGAGCTGCGGGAGGTGGCCTGGCGGGTCTACCCTGCGGCCCTGGACACCCTGGGCCTGCGGGCCGCGCTGACCGAGGCGGCCGACCGCACGCCCCTGCGCACCTCCGTGCGCTACGAACTGGCGCAGGAGCCTCCCCAGGAGACGGCCACCGCGGTCTACTTCGCCGCGCGCGAGGCGATCACCAACGCCGTCAAGCACGCCGAGGCCGCAGAGGTGTTCGTGGACGTGCGCCGGACCGCGGCGGGGGTGGAACTGGTGGTCCACGACGACGGCCGCGGCGGGGCCGACCCCGACGGCGGCGGCCTGACCGGACTGGCCCGGCGCGTGCGCGCCCTGGACGGCGCCCTGAGCCTGGACAGCCCCGAGGGCGGACCGACCACGGTGCGCGTGTTCCTGCCCGTGCCCACGACGACGTGA
- a CDS encoding saccharopine dehydrogenase, with translation MHALVLGGYGAVGALTTAALRERGHTASTAGRDPHRADRPCDVAEPGLRGYIDALDGVDVVVNASGAEDPALVRAAADQGAAFVDATATTDYVRAVEELRPRAPVLLSVGLAPGLTNLLAAAVHADAPGGDPIDLAVVLGAGEEHGAAATAWSLGLLGRSFPDPDTGAPVRNLTQGRVFDLPGTGRRRLYRADFSDQHALTRDLGRPVRTRLGLDSRTLTAGLALLTHVPGAARVPTGFHFLGSDAWVVLAQCGTSRRWARGRGQSRATARITAWAAALAEDLDAGVHHLHEVARLDDLPPGPALTVGGTVRVD, from the coding sequence ATGCACGCACTCGTCCTGGGCGGCTACGGCGCGGTGGGCGCCCTGACCACGGCGGCACTGCGCGAGCGGGGCCACACCGCTTCGACGGCCGGACGCGACCCGCACCGCGCCGACCGCCCCTGCGACGTGGCCGAGCCGGGCCTGCGCGGCTACATCGACGCCCTCGACGGCGTGGACGTGGTCGTCAACGCCTCCGGGGCCGAGGATCCGGCCCTGGTCCGGGCGGCGGCCGACCAGGGGGCCGCCTTCGTCGACGCCACCGCCACCACGGACTACGTGCGGGCGGTGGAGGAACTGCGGCCGCGCGCACCGGTCCTGCTCAGTGTCGGGCTGGCCCCGGGGCTGACCAACCTCCTGGCCGCGGCCGTGCACGCCGACGCCCCCGGTGGGGACCCGATCGACCTCGCCGTGGTCCTGGGCGCCGGGGAGGAGCACGGCGCGGCCGCCACCGCCTGGTCCCTGGGGCTGCTCGGGCGCTCCTTCCCCGACCCCGACACGGGCGCGCCGGTCCGCAACCTCACCCAAGGGCGGGTCTTCGACCTCCCGGGAACGGGGCGGCGCCGCCTGTACCGGGCCGATTTCAGCGACCAGCACGCTCTGACCCGCGACCTCGGCCGACCGGTGCGCACGCGCCTCGGACTCGACTCGCGCACGCTCACCGCGGGACTGGCCCTGCTCACGCACGTGCCCGGTGCCGCCCGCGTACCGACCGGCTTCCACTTCCTGGGCAGCGACGCCTGGGTCGTCCTCGCCCAGTGCGGGACCTCCCGCCGCTGGGCCCGGGGGCGCGGTCAGTCACGGGCCACCGCGCGCATCACCGCGTGGGCGGCCGCACTCGCCGAGGACCTGGACGCCGGAGTCCACCACCTGCACGAGGTGGCCCGGCTGGACGACCTGCCCCCGGGGCCGGCGCTGACCGTGGGCGGCACGGTCCGCGTCGACTGA